A window from Ignavibacteriota bacterium encodes these proteins:
- the floA gene encoding flotillin-like protein FloA (flotillin-like protein involved in membrane lipid rafts) translates to MEAFTGLSVVLIIGIIFLLILFTYFVPVGLFITAYFSGVKLKIFKDLVGMRLRKVPPSIIVRNLISATKAGITLEASALEAHYLAGGNVTKVVNALISANKANLDLSFEKAAAIDLAGRDVLEAVKMSVVPKVIETPLVAAVAKDGIQLKAIARVTVRANIERLVGGAGEATVLARVGEGIVSTIGSSNTHKMVLENPDNISKSVLSKGLDAGTAFEILSIDIADVDVGTNIGAILQADQAEADLKVARAKAEERRAAAVALEQEMRAKVVEAEAEIPLAMAEAFRSGNMGIMDYYNLKNVQSDTNMRNSIAKGDSETEKK, encoded by the coding sequence ATGGAAGCTTTTACTGGTCTTTCTGTAGTTTTAATTATTGGAATAATATTTTTATTAATTCTATTTACATATTTTGTTCCGGTAGGACTTTTTATAACCGCGTATTTTTCTGGTGTTAAACTTAAAATATTTAAAGATTTAGTTGGAATGCGATTGAGAAAAGTACCACCATCAATAATTGTAAGAAATTTAATTTCTGCAACTAAAGCCGGTATAACCTTAGAAGCTTCTGCATTAGAAGCCCATTATTTAGCTGGTGGAAATGTTACAAAAGTTGTTAATGCTTTAATCTCCGCAAACAAAGCGAATTTGGATTTATCTTTTGAAAAAGCTGCTGCTATTGATCTTGCTGGAAGAGATGTTTTGGAAGCAGTTAAAATGTCGGTTGTTCCAAAAGTTATTGAAACTCCCTTAGTTGCTGCAGTTGCAAAAGATGGAATTCAACTTAAGGCAATTGCAAGAGTTACTGTTCGTGCAAATATTGAAAGATTGGTTGGAGGTGCTGGTGAAGCAACAGTTTTAGCTAGAGTTGGTGAAGGAATTGTTTCAACAATTGGTTCAAGCAATACGCATAAAATGGTTTTAGAAAATCCGGATAATATTTCAAAATCAGTTTTATCAAAAGGATTAGATGCTGGAACAGCATTTGAAATTCTTTCAATTGATATTGCAGATGTTGATGTTGGTACAAATATAGGCGCAATATTACAAGCAGATCAAGCAGAAGCTGATTTAAAAGTTGCACGTGCAAAAGCCGAAGAAAGACGTGCTGCAGCTGTTGCTTTAGAACAAGAAATGCGTGCAAAAGTTGTAGAAGCTGAAGCTGAAATTCCTTTAGCAATGGCTGAAGCTTTTAGAAGTGGAAACATGGGAATTATGGATTATTATAATCTTAAAAATGTTCAATCAGATACTAATATGCGTAATTCAATTGCAAAGGGTGATTCAGAAACTGAGAAAAAATAA